The DNA window CGCTGCGTCCACCACCCAGCGCGACGGTCGGGCCGTGGCCGAAGCGTGCGTCGCCCAGCAACTGCTGGGCGATGTCCTGGCAGCCGGCGGCGCGGGCTTCGGGGGTCAGGTCGGCGTCGCTTTCCCAGTTGCGCTCCGGGCTGTGGGCGTAGGTGGCGGCCGGGGTGGCGTGGGTCAGGCGCGCGGTGGTGACGATGCCGGTGGCCAGCCCGGCACTGTCGGCCAGTTCCATCCAGCTCAACAGATGCTTGGCCTGGCTGTCGGCGCAGTCGGTGCGCTGGCCGGCACTGACGCCGATGGCGCCCATGTGCGTTTTTACCCCGGTCATGATCGCGGTCATGGTCCCGGCCGAATCGGGCGTCTGCGAATCGACGTTGTAGGTCTTGCTCAGGGCGGTGGCCGGGAAGCCTTCCCAGCTCAGCGCGTTCTCCTCGCCGCTGCCGCCCTTGCGCTGGCCCTCCAGGATGCGCGCGGCGGCCACGGTGGTCAGGCTCATGCCATCGCCCAGGAACAGAATCACGTTGCGCGCCTGGCCGGCCATGGCGCCGTTGCCCGCCGCGCGCGCCGCGCCGCTGCGGTACCACCATTGCGGGGTCTCGCCCTGCGGGTGGGCGACCTGGGGAACGTCGATCGCCGCCACGGGCGTGGCCTTGGGCCCGGTTGCGGTGGCGCATCCAGCGGCCAGGGTGGTGGAGAGGGCCAGGGCGAGGCAGCGGGGCACGCGCATGCAAGGGGATCCGGTCGAAAGGGGCAGCCGCCGAGTATGCCGAGCCCAGACAACAGCAACATGACGATCCCGACGGCGGTGCCAGGCGTCGATGTCCCGCTGCTGGCCCGCCGGGTTCCACGGTGGGCGTCGCCAGTGGCGGCTGGCTCGGCTATTGTCCGCGATCGATTCCCCGGGGCGAGGCGCGCGCGATGAAACTGGTACAGGCATGGCTGAAGATCCCGTTCTGGCAACGGGTGGTGGCCGGGTTCGTGCTCGGCGCGTTGGCGGGTTGGGCGTTCGGCCCTAACGCGGAAGTCTGGTTCGGTCCGCTGGGCGACCTGTACGTCACCTTGATCAAGATGATCGCGATCCCGTTGGTGTTCTTCGCGGTCATCAACGCGATCTCGGCACTGAGCGGACAGAAGTCCATCGCCGCCCTGGGCGCGCGCACCTTCGGTTGGTTCGTCGTCACCGCCTGTCTGGCGGTGGGCGTGGGCCTGCTGGTGGGCACGGTGATGCAACCGGGCAGCGGCGCGCTGAGCATCGGCATCGATTCGGCGTGGAAGCCGCGCGACGTGCCCAGCCCGGTCAAGGTGCTGCTGGACGTGGTGCCCTCCAACCCGTTCTTCGCACTGACGGGTATCGGCACCCGGACCAACGCGGCCGGTGAGACCGTGCTGGCCGCCGGGCGCGGCTCGATCCTGCCGGTGATCTTCTTCGCCGCCCTGCTGGGCTTTGCCATGGTCAAGCTGGGCGACCGGGTGGCCGAGGCGCGCAAGGTCACCGCGCAGATGAGCGAGATCATGATCCAGGTGACGCGCTTCGTGCTGGAAGTCACCCCGATCGGCACCTTCGGCCTGATCGCCGCGCTGGTGGGCGCCTACGGCTTCGAGAAGCTGCTGCCGCTGGGCAACTTCGTCATGGCCCTGTACATCGCCTGCCTCCTGCACATCGTGGTGGTCTACGGCGGGCTGCTGCTACTGCACGGGCTCAACCCGCTGAAGTTCTTCCGCGGCGCGGCGCCGGGCATGCAGGTGGCTTTTGTCAGTTCGTCCAGCTTTGCCGCCATGCCGGTGGCGATCCGCTCGATCGCCCACAACCTGGGCGTCAACAAGGACTATGCGTCCTTTGCCGTGCCGCTGGGGGCCAGCATCAAGATGGACGGCTGCGGGGCGATCTACCCGGCGCTGTGTGCCTTGTTCATCAGCCAGTACACGGGCGTGCCGCTGACCGGCAACCAGTATTTCGTGGTGCTGATCGCCTCGGTGCTGGGGAGCTTCGGCACCGCCGGGGTGCCAGGCACGGCGGTGGTGATGGCCACGGTGGTCCTGACCGCCGCTGGACTGCCGCTGGAAACCATCGGCTATCTCTACGCCATCGACCGCGTGCTCGACATGATGCGCACGTTGACCAACGTCACCGGCCAGATGCTGGTGCCGACCCTGGTCGCCCGCGAGACCGGCCTGCTGGACAAGCAGGTCTACGAGGCGGCCTCGACCAATGTCGGGGTCGAGGAGGCGGTCGAGCGCTGATCCCCGCCGCTCGCCTGCCCGGGACGCGGCCCGCTCAGACTTCCAGGCGGGGGATCGCCAGGCGGATGCCTACCACCGCCAGCGGCATCGGCAGCAACAGGCAGCTCACCGTCAGCCAGGCCGGGAAGGGGATGAAGGCGGCCAGGCCGATCGCCGCGGCCATGACTGCGGCCCCGACGCTGAAGGCGGCCATTGCGCGGTGGATGCGCGAGACCGCCGCGGCCACCCAGCCACCGGCCAGGCCGGCCAGTGCGCTGCCTCCGATCAGGCAGGCCAGCGCCTCGCGCGGCGCATCCAGCGCGTAGCGCGAGAGATTGAAGACCGAATAGAAATCCGGGCTCGCAGGCAACCGGTACAGCAACACGTAGCCGTAGCACGCGCCTGCGAGGAGAAGGGCCGCCGTCAGCAGGCCGGCCGCGATCCCTGCCATGGTTCGCATCACACATTCATTCCATTGAGTGGGAAGCCGGAAGGATGGCGCGAAAGTCCGCGCGGCCGCAAGCCGCTATCCTGCGGTCCAGCGGCACATGCCGTCTCTTCCCCTATCCGGACTGCGTGCCCGGCCATTACAGAGGAGCCCGCATGCGCGGCGAACAGCGTGAACTGACGTTTCGATTCCTGGCCGAGCCCAAGGACGTCAACTATGGCGGCAAGGTCCACGGCGGCGTGGTGATGCGCTGGATCGACCAGGTCGGCTATGCCGCTGCAGTCGGCTGGAGCGGCCACTACAGCGTCACCGTCGCAGTGGGGGGCATCCGCTTCGTGGCGCCGATCCGGATTGGCGACCTGGTGACCGTCACCGCCAAGCTGGTGCACACCGGCACCAGCAGCATGCATTTTGCGGTGGACGTGCGCGCGCGTGACCTGGGGCTGGACGACGGACAGTCGGCCAGCCGCCTGTGTACCCACTGCGTGATCGTGTTCGTGGCCATGGACCAGGCCGAGGGCAGGCCGACCGCCGTGCCATCGTGGACGCCGACCAGTGACGAGGACCATCGCCTGGCCGAATACGCGACCAAGGTGATGGAGCTGAGCAAGGGGATCGAGCAGACCGTCGCCGCCTTCCATGCCTCCTCGGCATGATCGAGGTGCCGGCGCGCGTCTGGATACGAAAAAGCCGGCGCATGCGCCGGCTTTTTCACGAGATGAAGGAGGTGGCGACTTACATCGCGACCCGGCGCGCCTGGACGAAGCGGCTGGCCCAGTAGCCGGACGTGAGGCTGTCCACGCGCACGTCCTTGCCGGCGCTGGGCGAGTGCAGGAAGCGGCCTTCGCCCACGTAGATTCCGACGTGGTTGACGCGACCGCGACGGCCGAAGAACACCAGGTCGCCCTGGCGCAGCTCATCGCGGCTCTTGATCAGTTCGGCGTTGTCGTTGGCGGCCATGTCCCGCGAGACGCGCGGCAGATCGATGCCCAGCGCGGTGCGGAAGACATAGCTGACCAGACCGCTGCAATCCAGCCCACTGTCCGGATCGCTGCCACCCCAGCGGTACGGGGTACCCAGCAGCGTCAGTGCGCGCTGCAGGACGCTCTGGACCTTGCCCACTTCGCTGTCGTGGGCGGCAGCCGCGCCGGTCAGGTTGTAATTGCTGAGCAGTCGGCTCAGGTCGCCGGCCAGCATGGCCGAGCGGTCCATGACCGGGACGGTATCGGTCGCGGCCAGTCGCGGCAGCA is part of the Pseudoxanthomonas sp. JBR18 genome and encodes:
- a CDS encoding dicarboxylate/amino acid:cation symporter, which codes for MKLVQAWLKIPFWQRVVAGFVLGALAGWAFGPNAEVWFGPLGDLYVTLIKMIAIPLVFFAVINAISALSGQKSIAALGARTFGWFVVTACLAVGVGLLVGTVMQPGSGALSIGIDSAWKPRDVPSPVKVLLDVVPSNPFFALTGIGTRTNAAGETVLAAGRGSILPVIFFAALLGFAMVKLGDRVAEARKVTAQMSEIMIQVTRFVLEVTPIGTFGLIAALVGAYGFEKLLPLGNFVMALYIACLLHIVVVYGGLLLLHGLNPLKFFRGAAPGMQVAFVSSSSFAAMPVAIRSIAHNLGVNKDYASFAVPLGASIKMDGCGAIYPALCALFISQYTGVPLTGNQYFVVLIASVLGSFGTAGVPGTAVVMATVVLTAAGLPLETIGYLYAIDRVLDMMRTLTNVTGQMLVPTLVARETGLLDKQVYEAASTNVGVEEAVER
- a CDS encoding acyl-CoA thioesterase, translated to MRGEQRELTFRFLAEPKDVNYGGKVHGGVVMRWIDQVGYAAAVGWSGHYSVTVAVGGIRFVAPIRIGDLVTVTAKLVHTGTSSMHFAVDVRARDLGLDDGQSASRLCTHCVIVFVAMDQAEGRPTAVPSWTPTSDEDHRLAEYATKVMELSKGIEQTVAAFHASSA
- a CDS encoding C40 family peptidase, with the protein product MAQEAAPAPQAAAEAPTANDSSSSVILTSPVATTVATGVPTVLSDAARASTPAGQPIQTGAAPAVALAAAASAPAAAVAPTAVAATVSSPSLRDKATEAAAATLTALLPRLAATDTVPVMDRSAMLAGDLSRLLSNYNLTGAAAAHDSEVGKVQSVLQRALTLLGTPYRWGGSDPDSGLDCSGLVSYVFRTALGIDLPRVSRDMAANDNAELIKSRDELRQGDLVFFGRRGRVNHVGIYVGEGRFLHSPSAGKDVRVDSLTSGYWASRFVQARRVAM